In one Rhopalosiphum padi isolate XX-2018 chromosome 3, ASM2088224v1, whole genome shotgun sequence genomic region, the following are encoded:
- the LOC132925813 gene encoding zinc finger MYM-type protein 1-like produces the protein MLGPHQPMLNVYPRTAKYSFKYSWFEEFPHLEYSIVKDAAFCYVCYLFPRGVGREKSENNWTVIGVKNWKKMKGNNGTNNVGKLKKHFGSETHKAALYEFCHFMNKNNHIDIMLDKNKRQKIIQEERDRAFHTEVISILLDVAKTLGRQNLAFRGHANDENGNFKQIIYLISRHCPLLREWLDSSRFRPYHTNYMSPKSQNEFINILGSSIKSSISKKVNDARQFAVMADTTPDLSHKDILSVVVRFVNDKGKPEERLLEVREIVDKTGKGMANEILDTLRTNNLDLQNLVFQSYDFANNMSGQFNGAQQKISEAIGRKIPYIPCNAHRINTFIEHACDSSLIVSDLFSIVQELYVFFSSSTKRYGPLLNKLNEIENSLKLRNLSQTRWTARAEALKSLWTSYPIIIDNIMYKLKLLTECLESVELNITDATLFISSTLKSLDIINSDSENMDNLIQSAVVFLKKYEVDAEKEFSVRHRRRIAPKNLDSNRSNASEFSFHSFYRKEFKMVLDKLNGLIKDHLEKSINDIKPLYSMFKPPFSKELLTETLIQDAIQFLPNNVEIDPLTVQCELEVLYDQCQNKSTMSDLAIVSHELKTALPLANLLCRLSCTAPVTVAGNERSFSKLKTVKNYLRTTQEDSRLNNLMLLSSEKDLVDKISLNEMAQKWFNDEMAPTK, from the exons ATGTTGGGGCCTCATCAACCAATGTTGAATGTTTATCCACGAACagcaaaatatagttttaaatattcatgGTTTGAAGAATTCCCACATTTAGAGTATAGCATAGTTAAGGATGCAGCGTTCTGTTATGTTTGCTATCTTTTTCCTCGTGGCGTTGGAAGGGAAAAAAGTGAAAATAACTGGACTGTTATAGGAgtgaaaaattggaaaaaaatgaaaggTAATAATGGGACAAACAATGTTGGaaagttaaaaaaacattttggttCTGAAACACATAAGGCGGCACTTTATGAGTTTTGTCattttatgaacaaaaataatcatattgacATAAtgcttgataaaaataaaagacaaaaaattattcaagaaGAACGAGACCGTGCTTTTCACACTGAAGTAATATCTATTTTACTTGATGTTGCCAAAACTCTCGGTAGACAAAATTTAGCATTTAGAGGTCACGCTAATGATGAAAATGgaaatttcaaacaaataatatatcttatatctaGACATTGTCCATTATTGAGAGAGTGGTTAGATTCTTCTAGATTTAGACCATATCATACCAATTATATGAGTCCCAAATCTCAAAatgagtttataaatattttaggaagTTCAATAAAAAGCagtatttcaaaaaaagttaATGACGCTAGGCAATTTGCAGTGATGGCAGATACAACACCAGACTTATCGCACAAAGATATTTTATCTGTTGTAGTCCGCTTTGTTAATGACAAAGGAAAACCAGAAGAAAGGTTGCTTGAAGTTCGTGAAATTGTAGACAAGACCGGAAAAGGAATGGCTAATGAAATCTTAGATACATTACGTACTAATAATTTAGATCttcaaaatttagtttttcaGTCATATGATTTTGCAAATAATATGTCTGGTCAATTTAATGGTGCTCAACAAAAAATATCTGAAGCTATTGGACGTAAAATTCCATATATTCCTTGTAATGCCCATAGAATCAATACTTTTATTGAGCATGCGTGTGATTCCAGTTTAATAGTATCTGACTTATTTTCAATAGTTCAAGaactatatgtttttttttcatcaagtaCAAAACGATATGGACCTCTATTGAACAAACTAAATGAAATAGAAAATTCTCTTAAATTGAGAAATTTATCACAAACAAGGTGGACAGCACGTGCTGAAGCTTTAAAATCATTATGGACATCATAtccaattattattgat aatattatgtataaactaaaaCTGTTAACTGAATGTCTTGAATCAGTTGAATTAAACATAACAGATGctactttatttatttcaagtacTCTAAAatcattagatattataaattctgaTTCTGAAAATATGGATAACCTTATCCAAAGTGCTgtagtttttttgaaaaaatatgaagtTGATGCAGAAAAAGAATTTTCTGTACGACACCGTCGTCGAATTGCACCAAAAAATTTGGACAGTAATAGAAGTAATGCTTCTGAATTTTCCTTTCACTCATTTTATAGAAAAGAGTTTAAAATGGTCTTAGATAAATTGAATGGTTTAATAAAAGATCATCTTGAGAAATCTATAAATGATATTAAGCCATTATACAGTATGTTTAAACCACCATTTTCAAAAGAATTGTTGACGGAAACTCTTATTCAAGatgcaatacaatttttaccaaataatgTTGAAATTGATCCATTAACAGTGCAGTGTGAACTGGAAGTGCTCTATGATCAATGTCAAAATAAAAGCACTATGAGTGACCTAGCAATAGTTTCTCATGAATTGAAAACTGCTTTGCCGTTGGCCAATCTATTATGTCGCTTATCATGTACAGCACCTGTAACCGTTGCTGGCAATGAAAGGTCATTTAGCAAATTGAAAACAGTCAAAAACTATTTAAGAACAACCCAAGAAGACTctagattaaataatttgatgttgCTTTCTTCTGAAAAAGATTTAGTAGATAAAATTTCTTTAAATGAAATGGCTCAAAAATGG tttaatgatGAAATGGCtccaacaaaataa
- the LOC132926886 gene encoding uncharacterized protein LOC132926886 — MLDMGKRRKVQCESCGSIFNNDFQKKHENALHGGKRVKIKVPGAPANPFVASMSSNMKSNVLENVNSELASTTNVLIDKNDVSTVASINVNDVSHDISNGQHINLLENVNSELASTTNVLIDKNDVSTVASINVNDVSHDISNGQHINLLENVSTIFHFIT, encoded by the exons ATGTTAGATATGGGGAAAAGGAGAAAAGTCCAATGTGAGTCATGTGGaagcatttttaataatgactTTCAAAAAAAGCATGAAAATGCTCTTCATGGTGGAAAACGAGTGAAAATAAAAGTACCTGGAGCTCCTGCTAATCCATTTGTTGCATCCATGAGTTCTAATATGAAATCAAATGTATTAGAAAAT GTTAATTCGGAACTTGCAAGTACAACTAATGTTCTAATAGATAAAAATGATGTGTCAACTGTTGCTAGTATTAATGTGAATGACGTTAGCCACGACATCAGCAATGGCCAACATATAAACTTATTAGAGAAT GTTAATTCGGAACTTGCAAGTACAACTAATGTTCTAATAGATAAAAATGATGTGTCAACTGTTGCTAGTATTAATGTGAATGACGTTAGCCACGACATCAGCAATGGCCAACATATAAACTTATTGGAGAATGTAAGTaccatatttcattttataacatag